A section of the Desulfatiglans anilini DSM 4660 genome encodes:
- a CDS encoding sulfotransferase family protein translates to MQLPNFFIIGAPKSGTTALSEYLKLHPEVFFSTPKELHFFNDDFSHRHTQSLNQYISYFSTANENHKAIGEGSVFYLSSNTAVQNILNLIPNAKFIILLRNPIEASYAWHWQAIYSFGEQLYDFENAWRAQPERLIGKKIDPYNRVREALQYGMLFKYGEHLQKILPIVSPQNLKIILFENFKSNTDQTYQDVLAFLHLSPYHLDNYNIFNSSKHFQYKYVEQFLRICSRCRQRMHIRKSYGVITKLKKWNTKYAKRPPLSDKFKIELINYFSSDLQKASELIRRDLTGWLRV, encoded by the coding sequence ATGCAACTACCCAATTTCTTTATTATTGGAGCACCTAAGAGTGGAACTACTGCATTAAGCGAATACCTGAAATTACATCCTGAAGTTTTTTTTTCCACGCCAAAAGAACTTCACTTTTTCAATGATGATTTTTCACACAGGCATACGCAATCTCTAAATCAGTACATTTCATATTTTAGTACTGCAAATGAAAACCACAAAGCTATTGGGGAAGGTTCCGTATTCTATCTAAGCTCGAATACCGCTGTACAGAACATCCTTAATCTAATACCAAACGCCAAATTTATTATTCTGCTACGGAATCCAATTGAAGCCTCATATGCATGGCATTGGCAGGCAATTTATAGCTTCGGTGAGCAGTTATACGATTTTGAAAATGCTTGGCGAGCACAGCCAGAGCGACTTATTGGTAAAAAGATCGACCCCTACAATAGGGTCCGAGAAGCTTTACAATATGGAATGCTTTTTAAATATGGGGAGCACTTACAAAAAATCTTGCCGATTGTTTCTCCACAAAATTTAAAAATCATACTATTTGAAAACTTTAAGAGCAATACTGATCAAACTTATCAAGATGTATTGGCATTTCTACATCTATCACCATACCACTTAGATAATTATAATATATTTAACAGCAGTAAACATTTCCAATATAAATACGTAGAACAATTTCTTCGCATATGTTCTCGTTGTAGGCAACGAATGCATATTAGAAAAAGTTATGGTGTTATTACAAAATTAAAAAAATGGAACACTAAGTACGCTAAACGTCCGCCATTAAGTGATAAATTCAAAATTGAACTTATAAATTATTTTTCGTCTGATCTTCAAAAGGCATCTGAGTTGATTAGACGTGATCTTACGGGGTGGCTCCGTGTCTAA